From the genome of Capsicum annuum cultivar UCD-10X-F1 chromosome 4, UCD10Xv1.1, whole genome shotgun sequence:
gtatatttgtaccatttattaaatTTCAGGGGCATATTTGTACCTTTCCCGAAAATGTGGCATGTGTATACGAGGTAACTTAGGAGAAGCTAACAAGGTCAATTCAAGCTAAGCTCAAAGTTGTTGCAACATCCAAATCTTAATGAATCTGATGTAATGATGATTATTAGATATTCATTATGCAAAACCAAAGTAAGTTAGGTATCCCCTCCATCTCTTTAAATTCATTCTTGTTTCAGCTTGTGCAATCTATCATCTTCCAGTGACAACTTGAAATCATTGTACCAAATTCGAGTAACTTTAAGAGATAGAATGTGCAGCCCAGAAAAGAACCAAATACTGAAAAAGAAAGATATGTCCCAATAGAATCTTTGAAATTCCACAACTGCTATATGAGTATTAAGTTCTAAGACATTTTATTTACCATTTGTTTGTCCACATGCTCATGAATCCTTTTCTAACAGTACATTTTAAAGATTCTGAATGAACAGGGCCCTTATATACACATAATCAGTTATAATATCATTTTCATCATAGATAACAATTCAATGTTTTTTTCTTCAGATAGATCATTTCATGACGATTCAATGAAAACTTGATTCTCATCTGTAACTTAAGAGAAATAGGTGCTCCCTCCTTTCAATATATTTGTCTTTCATTTTTAGACTATTCAAAAAAGAATGACACTTTCTTTACACCCAACATCCTACATGAcatttaaaactacaagattcaAAGAGTATTTTGGTACATTACACCTATCTTTagtttaaaaccataaaatttaaattgcCTTGTATTATTTATTAACCATTTGTTTCAGTTCGGTAATTTCCAAGGGGCAAGTGCCATTAATATCCTGCCCATAAACTTTCTTTATTCTCATTGGAGAAAGACTACCATGGCAGGCTTTACGCGTAAGTCCAGATGCTTTCTTTATCTCACTCAAAAGTAAACCATATTCTACGACCCTCTAAACACTATAGCAACCACTCTCTTCATCTACCTAAGTATTTTGGAGAAAGATGACTAATACACCACAACATGCGGAAGCAGGAGAAGATAGGGCCTACTTGGATTGGCTTATTTTTAAGTGCTTTTGAGCCAAAATGGCTTTTAAGCACTTTTGAAGTGTTTGGGTAAAATAAAGtaagtgcttttaagcacttatttttaagctaaaaagaaaaaaataagtcatTAAGTTAGAATTCCTTTAACTTCTGGCTTTTGACTTATAAATCAAAAGCTATAAGCCCATCCAAACACCATAACCAGGATCTAATCAATAAAtacagaaatagaagaaaaggacCAGTCCATTAGCTAACAGCTACAATGTACATAGCTCCCAAAAGAGAAAATCAAACAAGAACAATGCATGGGGGAAAAAGAACATAAAAGAAGCTATGCATGGTGGAAACAGAACATAAAAGAAGCTAACTTCGTGCCAAGAAATTATCAAATTAAGCAGCTAACAACAAAAACTTACTTCTCAACTCCAATTGGGAAAAAGCTAATATCTACCAACCAAAACAAAATCATTGTCATCCAAAACTTGGACATCTCTTTCACCTATAAAGTTTTCCCGTCCAATTTCCCTAACAATCTTCCCAAATTCCTCTCTCTTTTCCTTTGTAAGTGGAACATATGGAAGGCGAAAGACAGGCCTCACAACTCCGAGTTGAGCTAAAGCTGTATTTAGAGCAATGGGGTTTGGCTCATGAAACAACCATTCAACCAATGGCATTAGCTTTGAGTTCAAAGCAGGATTCTTTCCTCCAAACATTAGTTCATGCATCAGATCAGGAACCAAGTTGCTGGTGACAGAAATAACTCCCATAGCACCATGATCCCACCTTGAGTCATGGCATTGATCATCATTTCCACTCCACACGACCAACCCATTACTTGTATACTGCTCCACTCTATCATTTCCGACACACTCTTTGACACCAGCAAGGTTAGGGCTCTTTGCTAATGTCTGAATTACACATGGGGGAATGTCTTGACCAGTCCGTGATGGCACATTATAAATGATAGTAGGGCCCATAGGGAGCACACTGTCAAAGTGAGAAATCATACCCTCAATGGAGGTCTTCCCATAGTAGGGATTAATATGAAGAGCTGCATGCATACCCACAGCAAATCCCTGTTCAGTTGCATGGATTGCTTCCCTTGTGGAGTTGCTTCCTGTATTTCCAATGACTTTGATTGATCCACCAAAACAATTGACTGTGTGACCAATGAGCATGATATGTTCATCCCAGCTCATCAACTGACCTTCACCTGTCGTGCCACCAACAATCACACCCTCAACGCCATTTTCGATTTGCAAATTTACTAAGGCGTCATAAGCCTCAAGATCAAATCTTCCATCCGGTAAAT
Proteins encoded in this window:
- the LOC107868126 gene encoding 4-hydroxy-tetrahydrodipicolinate synthase, chloroplastic; its protein translation is MSSSIIGGCHFYNFSTVESAGTTNRRTTLWRSPRAAVIPSFHLPMRSYEVKNRTFAEDIKSLRLITAIKTPYLPDGRFDLEAYDALVNLQIENGVEGVIVGGTTGEGQLMSWDEHIMLIGHTVNCFGGSIKVIGNTGSNSTREAIHATEQGFAVGMHAALHINPYYGKTSIEGMISHFDSVLPMGPTIIYNVPSRTGQDIPPCVIQTLAKSPNLAGVKECVGNDRVEQYTSNGLVVWSGNDDQCHDSRWDHGAMGVISVTSNLVPDLMHELMFGGKNPALNSKLMPLVEWLFHEPNPIALNTALAQLGVVRPVFRLPYVPLTKEKREEFGKIVREIGRENFIGERDVQVLDDNDFVLVGRY